One genomic region from Pseudoduganella dura encodes:
- a CDS encoding TetR/AcrR family transcriptional regulator produces the protein MTGKNAVRAGAASRRMQNRDRLEADIAAVAVRVFAECGYEGTSVAAIAEGAGLSKQNLMYYFPTKQELYARVLDGVLDDWLERMSSLAQAGQDDAPAAHPADLLRAYVQAKLRFSREQPYASRVYAMEVIGGAKLYGDQIRERVVPVLKRDIEVFERWIAAGRMAPVNATHLLFAIWAMTQSYADFAAQMALVLDRRQLQKKDFDEAEETIVGLVLALIQPHGG, from the coding sequence ATGACCGGCAAGAACGCAGTGCGCGCCGGCGCCGCCTCGCGCCGCATGCAGAACCGTGACCGGCTCGAAGCGGACATCGCCGCCGTTGCCGTGCGCGTGTTCGCCGAATGCGGCTACGAAGGCACGTCCGTGGCGGCGATCGCCGAAGGCGCCGGCCTGTCGAAGCAGAACCTGATGTACTACTTCCCCACCAAGCAGGAGCTGTACGCGCGCGTGCTGGACGGGGTGCTCGACGACTGGCTGGAGCGCATGTCCAGCCTGGCGCAGGCGGGCCAGGACGATGCGCCGGCCGCGCATCCGGCTGATCTTTTACGCGCCTACGTGCAGGCCAAGCTGAGGTTCTCGCGCGAGCAGCCGTATGCGTCGCGCGTGTATGCGATGGAAGTGATCGGCGGTGCCAAGCTGTATGGCGATCAGATCAGGGAGCGCGTGGTGCCGGTGCTCAAGCGCGACATCGAAGTGTTCGAGCGCTGGATCGCGGCGGGACGCATGGCGCCCGTCAATGCCACGCACCTGCTGTTCGCCATCTGGGCGATGACGCAATCGTACGCCGATTTCGCCGCGCAGATGGCGCTGGTGCTGGACCGGCGCCAGTTGCAGAAGAAGGATTTCGACGAAGCGGAGGAAACGATCGTGGGGCTGGTGCTGGCGCTGATCCAGCCGCACGGCGGCTGA